From the Chloroflexia bacterium SDU3-3 genome, the window TGGCTGGGGCGCGGCGTGTTCCGCCACAAGACCCAGCACCAGTCGTTTACGCTGGTGCTGGCGCTAGCCACCGTGGTGTGGCTGGCGGCGGCGTGGTGGCGATGGTGGGCCTAGGGGCTGACACTTTACCACCAAGACGCCAAGACACCAAGGGGGAAAAGAACCGTTTTACCACGAAGGCTCCAAGACACGAAGGGAACGAAAGGGGGCAGGGAATAGGGAGCAGTTGCCTACCCACCCGGCCCATGCGGCGAAGGTGCCGCTGGTGTTTTGCTGGCCATATGCACAAACAATAGCGGCCAGCGAACGGCATAGGAACGCCCCAAATTGGGGTTCCGAGGGGCGATGCCCTCAGCAGGTGTCACTTTCTTGGGCGGGGCGTCGCAGGATGCGCTCCACGGGATGAAACGACGTGCCGGGCATGCGCGCAATGGCATCATGGCCGTAGGGGCGGACCTGGTGTCCGCCCACGCCGCGTTTCATCGGTATCATCGGATACCGTGCGATGCGTACGATGAACGCGGCGCGGAACGCATCGGGATGCGCCGTAAGCATCGGATCGGGCTTCGATGCACGCGGCGCATTGCAATGGGGCGGACACCAGGTCCGCCCCTACACCCGTTGCGAATCATTGCGATCATCGGGCCGGGGGCGATGCCCGCAATGCGGCTCATCACCGACACCTATCCACCCGGCCCATGCGGCGAAGGTGCCGCTGGTGTTTTGCTGGCCATATGCACAAACAATAGCGGCCAGCGAACGGCATAGGAACGCCCAACATTGGCGTCCAGGGGCCACTCCCCTGGCGGGGTTCCAAGGGCGCGGAGCCCTTGGTGCCGCCCGCACAGGGCATCCACCCACCAAACGTCGCCATCCCGTATGCCACACGCGCAGGGCCGACCGTGCAACGCTCCAAGCATTGCCTACGGACAGCCCTAGGCATAAGAGACCCTACTCGCCGCGCTCGTGCTCGAGCCGGAAGTCCTCGTAGATGATGAACTGGGTCGCGCCGCTGGCCAGGTGCTGCAGCATCAGCGGCCTGACCTGGGTCTGCCAGTCGAGCTTGCCCAGGCCAGCGCCGATCTTCGGCAGCGCCACGCTGGGGATGCCCCGCTTGGCGCAGTGCTTGGCCAGATTGCGCAGCCCGCGATTGAGGAAGGGCAGCGTCGCGTGGTACATGTCGGGCTGGGTGGCGATATAGATGATGCCGGGGCGCTCTGCGGTGGGCGGGATGACGCACATGTCGCCGCCGCCGAAGCTGGCGCTGCGGGTGTGGCGCTTGAACTGCTGCTGGGCATCGGGCCAGCGTGTGGAGATCTTCAGCGCCAGGCCGGTGCCCAGCCCCTCCTGCGAGCCGATGGCGACGCCCTGGGCGATATAGCTGGCCTCGGCCTGGAGCAGGTCGCCGCTGGCGAAGGTGATCATAAGGCTGTTCCCTCTGTCTAATGTGGTTTCGCAGAGGAGATCGTATCCCGCGCGCGTTGGATACGCCACGGCCTGGGGAAGGATCGCCATCCCCAGGCCGTGTGCGTGTTCGCTAGCAGATTGTGGCGCTGGCATCCGGCGCGCGGATGACATCGAGCAGGTCGGCGGTGGCGCAGCCCTTGAGCAGGAAGGTGTCGGCACCGGCGGCCAGCGCGGCGGCGTGGTAGGTCTCGTAGAGCGTCAGCACCACCACCCGCACCTGGGGCCAGCGCCCCTTGATGCGGCGGGTGGCCTCCAGGCCATCCAGCATCGGCATGCGCACGTCGATCAGCACCACATCGGGCTGAAGCGTCTCCACACGGTCGACGGCGTCCACGCCGTTGTCGGCCTCAGCCACCACGGCGATATCTGGCGTGTGTTCGAGCACCGCGCGCATTCCCGAGCGTGCCCGTGGCGTATCATCGGCGATCAGCACACGAAGTTGCCGCTGCATTGTTCTGCCAGCCTTTCTGGCGCACCCAAACCGTCCGGCCTTGGCGTCCATCGGCTACTTCTTGGCCGGAATGTAGAGCTGGCCGCTCATGCCGTCTCGCGCGTTGCCCGGTGCGCTCAGGTCAACCCGCACAAGGTAGGTCCGCACCTTCACGTTCTGCTGGGCGGTGGCCGCGATGTAGGAGATCGTGCCATCCAGCGGGGTGTCGGCCAGGGCATCCAGCACCACGGTCGCGCGCTGGCCCACGCGCAGCCTGCCGATGTCGGTCTCATCCACCGGCACCTCGAAGCGCAGCACGCTGGCGTCGATCAGCTCGATCGACTGCTGCACGGTGGGCAGCTCGGTCTGGCTGGTGGAGACGCTGGGCAGCGGGCCGGCCACCTCGCCCTCGTGCAGGTTGATGGCGGTGATGGTGCCGTCGAAAGGCGCGCGGATCTCGGCGTACTCGCGGGCCAGCTTGGCCTCTTCGAGGGCGGCCTGGGCGCGGCTCAGGTTGGCCTCGGCCACGGCCTTGGATGAGGCGCGCGGGCTGGGGTTCAGGCGGTTGCGCGCGCCCTGGGCGGCGGCCAGCACGGCCTCGGCCTCGGCCTTCTGGGTGGCGTCGTCGGGCACCAGCGCCAGGTTCAGCGCCGCCTGGGCCTGGGTCACCTGCTGCTCGGCGCTCTGCACGCCGGTCACCTCCTGCTGGCGGGCGGTGTCGAAGTCCACCTGGGTCTGGTGCACAGCCTCCTCGGCCTGGCGCAGCGAGGCCTCGGCGCTGACGTAGCGGTTGTAGTAGGCCTTTTTGGATGTGTCGTTCAGCTTGCCGACCTTGGGGTCGATCGTGCCGACCTCGCCCTGGGCCACGTGCGGGACATTCCCATTCACATCGGCGGTCACATTCGAGGAGAGCTGCGGGGCCTTGCCGGTCTCCTGCACGTACTCCCACTCGGCCTTGGCCTGCGAGTAGGCGGCCTGGGCCTGGGTCAGCAGCAGGGTGGCCTGCTGCATGCGGGCCTCGGCCTGGGTCTTCGCGCGCGAGAGCTCGTCGCGCACGGCCTGCAGGTTGTTCTTGGCAACCTCCACCGCGCTGCTGGCCGCCGTCGCGCCCTGCTCGTCGCGGTTGGCGGCGCGCTTGACCTGCACCTGGGCGGCCTGCACGTTGGCGTTGGCCACCTGCACATCCGCCGCGTTGGGCGACTCGGTCAGCGCCGACTTGGCGGCGGTGGCGGCGGCCACGTCGGCCTCGGCCTGGGCGATGGCGCTGTCGAAGGGGCGCGGGTCGAGCGTGGCCAGCAGGTCGCCCTGCTTCACCACGTCGCCCTCCTTCACCAGCACCTGCTGCACCAGCCCCGCCGCCATGAACGACAGCGAGGATGTGCGCGCGGCCTTCACGCTGCCGGTGCCGCTCACCGGCAGGGCGTCGGGGCCTGCCGCGCTGGTGGGCAGCGGCGTGGGCGGCAGCAGCGTGGGCACGGGCGCTGCCGTGGGCTGCTGGGCTGCGGGCTGGCTGGCCTGAGCGGTGGCGCAGGCCGCCAGGATGCTGGCGCTGATCGCCAGCGTTGCGGTTATCTGAACATAGTGCTTTGCGCTACGCATGGTTTCTCTCACCTTTCGCACAGAACTTATGCCTGCTGGATCGACTGCTCGGAGATCGCGGCCTCGTCGCCGTGTCGGTGGAACTTCTTGCCAAAAAGCTCGACGGCGGACTCGTAGACGCTGTAGGCCGCAGGGACCACCAGCAGCGTCAGCACGGTGGATGAGATCATGCCGCCGACGATCACGATCCCCAGGCCCTGGCGCAGGTCGGCCCCCGCGCCCAGGCCCATCACCGTGGGGATGTTGCCGCTCATGATCGCCGCCGAGGTCATCAGGATGGGGCGCATGCGCACCTGCCCGGCCTTGATCAGCGCGTCGTAGGTGCTCATGCCCGCCTCGCGCAGCTTGTTGGTGTACTCCATCAGCATGATCGAGTTCTTCACCACCAGGCCCAGCAGCATCTGCAGGCCCACCATCGTCACGATGTTCACCTCCAGGTTGCAGATGCGGATGGCCACCACCGCGCCGATCAGGCTGAGCGGCATGGCCAGCATCAGCACCAGCGGCTGGCTGAGCGAGCGGAAGATGCAGGCCAGCACCAGGTAGATCAGCAGGATGGAGATCACGATGGTGTTGATCAGGCTGCTGTAGCCCTGCTGCTGCTGGTTGAAGGTAAAGCCGCCGAAGGTCACATCCACGCCAGCGGGCGGCGGGTTCTGCGCGATCACCTGCTGCATGTCGGCGATCACCTGGTTCATATTGCGGCCCACGTTGTTGCCCGACAGCAGGATCTCGTTGGTGCGGTCGGCGCGCAGCGTGTAGAGCGGCTCGGCGGTGGGCTGGATGGTGGCGATGCTGCTGAGCGGCACCAGATCCTTGCCGGTGGGGATGCGCAGCGTGCTGATCGCATCCACGCTCTGGCGGTCCTGCTCGCGCAGCCGCACCGAGATGTTGTAGGCGTGGCCGTCCTCGCGGTAGCGGCCCACCGTGGTGCCGTTCACCAGGGTCTGCATCGTCAGGCCCAGGGTGGCGTTGGTGATGCCGTAGCGGCTGGCCTCCTCGGGCTTGATGCGGTACTCCAGCGCGGGCACGCCGGGCGTGTAGCTGCTGTCCAGATCGCCCAGGCCCTCCACCTTGGCGAAGGCGGCGCGCAGCTGGCTGGCATACGGCTCAAGCTGGGCGTGGCTCAGGCCCTGGCTGCGGATCTGCACCTGGATGGGCCGCACCAGCACATCGGTGATGGCGCTGCTCTCGTAGTTGGTGAGCGAGAAGGCCAGGCGGGGCAGCCCGGCCAGCTTGGGCCGCAGCGCGTCCTCGAAGGCCTCGACCTTCTGCTTGCCGGTGTAGGTCACGAAGAAGAAGGCGTGCTCCTTGCCCTCCAGGCTGCCCACCACGGTCAACACGTTCTTCACATTCGGCGTGTCGCGCAGGATCTGCTCGACCTGGCGGGCCTGCTGGTCGGTGGTGTCCAGCGGGGTGCCCGGCTCCATCTGGAACGAGATGCCCACCTGGTTGTTCTGGTCGAGCGGCAGGAAGGTGTAGCGCACCCCGATCGAGAGCACCACGGTGAGCACCAGGATGAGCGCGGTGCCCAGCATCACCAGGCCGCGGTGGTGCAGCGACCAGACCAGGGCGCGGCGGTAGACCCGGTTGAGCCGCGTGTCCTGGATGTGCTCCTTGGTCACGTCGTCCTCGCCATCCATCGTCTCGATCGGGGGCACACCCTTGGCGGGCTTCAGCCACAGCGCCGAGACCACCGAGCCGCTGGTGAAGGCCTCGAACAGCGAGACGGCCATGGCGCTGATCACCACCACCGAGAAGGCCGTGAAGATCATGCCAGGCACGCCGGGGGTGTTGATCGAGGGCAGAAACACCACGATGATCGTGAGCGTCATGCCCACCACCGAGCCGACCACCTGGGCCGCGCCACGGCTGGCGGCCAGCATGGGCGGGTAGCCCAGCTCTAGGTTGCGGAACACGTTCTCGCGCACCACGATCGCGTCGTCGATCACCAGGCCCACCGACACCGAGAGCGCCAGCAGCGTCACAATGTTCAGCGTCAGGCCCAGCGCGTACATGCAGATGAAGGTGCCCGCGATGATGATCGGCATGCCGAACACTGTCACCACGGTGTGGCGGATGTCGCGAAAGAACAGCCAGACCACCAGCACGGCGAAGACCACCGCGATGGCCACATCCTCCAGCGCGCCATCCACATTCTGCTTCACCTCCTCGGCCTGATCCTGCACGATGGTGTAGTGCACATCGGGGTAGGCGGCCAGGGCGGTGTTCAGCTTGGCCATGGCGGCCTTGGCGGCGTCGTCGGTGTTGGCGGTCGACTCGCGCTGGATGAGCATCACCACCGAGTCGGTGCCGTTCAGGCGGGTGTAGGTGTCGATCGGCGCGTGGCTGTCCACGATCGTGGCCACGTCGCCCACGCGGTAGTCGCCCAGGCTCAGCGGCACATTGGCGATGTCCTGCGGGGTGCTGAACGCGCCCGGCGTGCTGAGGCGGTAGTCGAGGCCGTTGGCCGTGGCGTCGCCCAGCGAGAGCGAGGGGCTGGCCGCCGCGATCGACATGTCGACCTCGGCGGGCTGGATGCGCAGGGCCTGGAGCTTCTCAAGGCTTAGCTCTACGTTGATCTGACGCTCGCGCCCGCCCACCATGATCACGCCAGCCACGCCGTCGGCGGTCTGGATCTCGGGGGTGATGGTGTCCTTGAGCAGCTGGTGCAGGTTCTCGGGCGTGCGGTCGCCGCTGCTGCTCAGGGCCAGCACCAGGATGGGCTGCTGGTTCTGGTCGTACTGCTGGTAGTTCGGCTCCAGCACGCCCAGCGGCATGCCCAGCCGCGCCAGGTTGACCTTCTCGCGCAGGGTCTGCTGCTTGGCGTTCAGGTCGACGCCGATCTTGAACTGGGTGATGATTGCGGTCATGCCCTGCTGCGAGCGGGCGATCACCTTGTCCACATCATCGAGCGTGGCGATCTGGTCCTCGATCGGCTTCACCACCTCGTCGGTCATGGTCTGCGGGCTGGCCCCCGGGTAGCTGACCAGCACCACGATCGTCGGCTCGTTCGATGGCGGCAGCAGCGAGAGCGGCAGACGGATGAATGCCGCAATGCCAAGGGTGACAATGGCGGCCATCGCGATCAGGATCAGGATCGGCTCCCGGATCGAGAAGTCGGCGACGGCGTTACCATTGAGCGTATACTTTTTGTTGGCGGGCGTGCTCACGGCGGAATGCCTCTCCTGTTTCAGGTTAACTGAGGGTAGGATACTCCGCCATGGCCTTTGTTTCAGCGGACATGCGCCGATCTTGCCCTACGACAAACGCCCGCCTTGGTCGGCGGGTGTCTAGGACAAATGTCGTACGTGGGTGGAAGTGTTTGTGGCGCGAAGGGTTGGATGTCGGGGGAAGCTCTGTGTGGGTTGGGGGAAGCTCTGTGTGGGTTGGGGGAACCTCTGTGTAGGTTGGGGGAACCTCTGTGTGGGTTGGGGGAACCTCTGTGTAGGTTGGGGGAAGCTCTGTGTGGGTTGGGGGAGCCTCTGTGTGGGTTGGGGGAGCCTCTGTGTAGGTTGGGGGAGCCTCTGTGTAGGTTGGGGGAACCTCTGTGTAGGTTGGGGGGGCCTCTGTGTGGGTTGGGCCGACCGATTACGGCCTCGATGATGACGGTTACGCTTGGTAGGTGGGTGGATGCCCTGCGCGGGCGGCGGCTAGGGGCCAGCCCCTAGCGACCCCGCGAGGGGGCGTTGCCCCCTTCGATCCCCCAATTTTGGGCGTTCCCGTGCCGTTTCCTGGCGGCTAGTGTTCGTGCATATGGCCATGAAGACTTTAGCGGCACCTTCGCCGCATGGGCCGGGTGGGTAGGGTTTTGGCTGCTCGCCACATTCTTCCACCTTTTCTGCCCTTGGTGTCTTGGCGGCTTGGTGGTAAAGAATCTTCGCGCCTTCGCGTCTTCGTGGTTATGGGTTCTCTTGTTTCCCTTGGTGTCTTGGAGTCTTGGTGGTAAAGAGTCTTCGCGCCTTCGCGTCTTCGTGGTATTCGTCCCCTTTGTTCCCTTAGTGTCTTGGTGTCTTGGTGGTAAAACGGGTTCCCTCCTACGGCTGCTCGGGCTTCTCGTCGCCCTCCAGCGACACCAGGCCCTCGCGCAGGGCGTAGAGCGTGGCCTGGGTGCGGCTGGCCAGCTGCAGCTTGTGCAGGATGTTGCTCACGTGGGTGCGGGCGGTCTTCTCGGTGATCACCAGCCGGGCCGCGATCTCCTTGTTGCTGAAGCCCTGGGCGATCAGCCGCAGCACCTCGATCTCGCGCTCGGTGAGCGGCTCGGGGGTGGGCGCGGCGGGCGGCGGGGCCGGGCTGGTCAGCTCCTGCAGCACCTTGCGGGCGATCGCGGGGTGCAGCGAGGACTCGCCACGGTAGACCTGGCGCAGCGCCTGGGTCAGCGCCTCCGGCTCGGAGTCTTTCAGCAGGTAGCCGCGCGCGCCCGCCTTGAGCGCGGGGAAGACCTTGTCGTCGGTGGTGAAGCTGGTGAGCACCAGGATGCGGATCTCGGGCTGGCGGGCGCTGATGGCCCGCGTGGCCTCGATGCCATCCAGCTCGGGCATGGAGAGATCCATCA encodes:
- a CDS encoding Appr-1-p processing protein produces the protein MITFASGDLLQAEASYIAQGVAIGSQEGLGTGLALKISTRWPDAQQQFKRHTRSASFGGGDMCVIPPTAERPGIIYIATQPDMYHATLPFLNRGLRNLAKHCAKRGIPSVALPKIGAGLGKLDWQTQVRPLMLQHLASGATQFIIYEDFRLEHERGE
- a CDS encoding response regulator transcription factor, encoding MSEPQIRVLIADDHVLVRKGLRALLAREPDISVIGEASDGRAAIEAAAQLQPDVILMDLSMPELDGIEATRAISARQPEIRILVLTSFTTDDKVFPALKAGARGYLLKDSEPEALTQALRQVYRGESSLHPAIARKVLQELTSPAPPPAAPTPEPLTEREIEVLRLIAQGFSNKEIAARLVITEKTARTHVSNILHKLQLASRTQATLYALREGLVSLEGDEKPEQP
- a CDS encoding efflux RND transporter permease subunit codes for the protein MSTPANKKYTLNGNAVADFSIREPILILIAMAAIVTLGIAAFIRLPLSLLPPSNEPTIVVLVSYPGASPQTMTDEVVKPIEDQIATLDDVDKVIARSQQGMTAIITQFKIGVDLNAKQQTLREKVNLARLGMPLGVLEPNYQQYDQNQQPILVLALSSSGDRTPENLHQLLKDTITPEIQTADGVAGVIMVGGRERQINVELSLEKLQALRIQPAEVDMSIAAASPSLSLGDATANGLDYRLSTPGAFSTPQDIANVPLSLGDYRVGDVATIVDSHAPIDTYTRLNGTDSVVMLIQRESTANTDDAAKAAMAKLNTALAAYPDVHYTIVQDQAEEVKQNVDGALEDVAIAVVFAVLVVWLFFRDIRHTVVTVFGMPIIIAGTFICMYALGLTLNIVTLLALSVSVGLVIDDAIVVRENVFRNLELGYPPMLAASRGAAQVVGSVVGMTLTIIVVFLPSINTPGVPGMIFTAFSVVVISAMAVSLFEAFTSGSVVSALWLKPAKGVPPIETMDGEDDVTKEHIQDTRLNRVYRRALVWSLHHRGLVMLGTALILVLTVVLSIGVRYTFLPLDQNNQVGISFQMEPGTPLDTTDQQARQVEQILRDTPNVKNVLTVVGSLEGKEHAFFFVTYTGKQKVEAFEDALRPKLAGLPRLAFSLTNYESSAITDVLVRPIQVQIRSQGLSHAQLEPYASQLRAAFAKVEGLGDLDSSYTPGVPALEYRIKPEEASRYGITNATLGLTMQTLVNGTTVGRYREDGHAYNISVRLREQDRQSVDAISTLRIPTGKDLVPLSSIATIQPTAEPLYTLRADRTNEILLSGNNVGRNMNQVIADMQQVIAQNPPPAGVDVTFGGFTFNQQQQGYSSLINTIVISILLIYLVLACIFRSLSQPLVLMLAMPLSLIGAVVAIRICNLEVNIVTMVGLQMLLGLVVKNSIMLMEYTNKLREAGMSTYDALIKAGQVRMRPILMTSAAIMSGNIPTVMGLGAGADLRQGLGIVIVGGMISSTVLTLLVVPAAYSVYESAVELFGKKFHRHGDEAAISEQSIQQA
- a CDS encoding biotin/lipoyl-binding protein: MRSAKHYVQITATLAISASILAACATAQASQPAAQQPTAAPVPTLLPPTPLPTSAAGPDALPVSGTGSVKAARTSSLSFMAAGLVQQVLVKEGDVVKQGDLLATLDPRPFDSAIAQAEADVAAATAAKSALTESPNAADVQVANANVQAAQVQVKRAANRDEQGATAASSAVEVAKNNLQAVRDELSRAKTQAEARMQQATLLLTQAQAAYSQAKAEWEYVQETGKAPQLSSNVTADVNGNVPHVAQGEVGTIDPKVGKLNDTSKKAYYNRYVSAEASLRQAEEAVHQTQVDFDTARQQEVTGVQSAEQQVTQAQAALNLALVPDDATQKAEAEAVLAAAQGARNRLNPSPRASSKAVAEANLSRAQAALEEAKLAREYAEIRAPFDGTITAINLHEGEVAGPLPSVSTSQTELPTVQQSIELIDASVLRFEVPVDETDIGRLRVGQRATVVLDALADTPLDGTISYIAATAQQNVKVRTYLVRVDLSAPGNARDGMSGQLYIPAKK
- a CDS encoding response regulator transcription factor, whose translation is MDAKAGRFGCARKAGRTMQRQLRVLIADDTPRARSGMRAVLEHTPDIAVVAEADNGVDAVDRVETLQPDVVLIDVRMPMLDGLEATRRIKGRWPQVRVVVLTLYETYHAAALAAGADTFLLKGCATADLLDVIRAPDASATIC